In Streptantibioticus cattleyicolor NRRL 8057 = DSM 46488, a genomic segment contains:
- a CDS encoding energy-coupling factor transporter transmembrane protein EcfT: MAGPPQATVTGRPSAGPARSATHPGAWWLWALGLATAASRTTNPVLLAVLAAVAGYVVAVCRTRAPWARSYGAFLKLGLAVLVLRLFFAVVLGSPIPGTHVLFTLPHVPLPGWAHGVRIGGQVTTEALAFAGCDGMRLAVLLVCVGAANALASPSRLLKSLPGALYEAGVAVVVAMTFAPNLVADVRRLRAARRMRGRRDTGLRALAQVGLPVLEGALERSVALAAAMDARGYGRTAQVPPAVRRLTAVLTVGGLLGVCAGTYGLLAAEGAGFGLPVLALGLAAALGGLWLGGRRSVRTRYRPDRWGVRAWLVSASGVAVAALTIWAAGYDPAGLDPPAVPLTAPAVPLWPLLSLLAGLVPAFAAAGPRTVAYRTTTPHLEKGATR; the protein is encoded by the coding sequence GTGGCAGGCCCGCCGCAGGCGACCGTGACCGGCCGCCCGTCCGCCGGCCCGGCCCGCTCCGCGACGCACCCGGGCGCCTGGTGGCTGTGGGCGCTCGGGCTGGCCACCGCGGCCTCCCGCACCACCAACCCGGTGCTGCTCGCCGTGCTGGCGGCGGTGGCCGGGTACGTGGTCGCCGTCTGCCGCACCCGGGCGCCGTGGGCCCGCTCCTACGGTGCCTTCCTCAAGCTGGGGCTGGCGGTGCTGGTCCTGCGGCTGTTCTTCGCGGTGGTGCTCGGCTCGCCGATCCCGGGCACCCATGTGCTCTTCACGCTGCCGCACGTGCCGTTGCCCGGGTGGGCGCACGGGGTGCGGATCGGCGGCCAGGTCACCACCGAGGCGCTGGCCTTCGCCGGGTGCGACGGGATGCGGCTGGCCGTGCTGCTGGTGTGCGTGGGCGCGGCCAACGCGCTGGCGTCCCCGTCGCGGCTGCTGAAGTCGCTGCCGGGCGCGCTCTACGAGGCCGGGGTGGCGGTGGTGGTGGCGATGACGTTCGCCCCCAACCTCGTCGCGGACGTCCGGCGGCTGCGGGCCGCCCGCCGGATGCGGGGCCGCCGGGACACCGGGCTCCGCGCGCTGGCGCAGGTCGGGCTGCCGGTGCTGGAGGGCGCGCTGGAACGGTCGGTGGCGCTGGCCGCCGCGATGGACGCGCGCGGATACGGCCGCACCGCCCAAGTGCCGCCCGCCGTCCGGCGGTTGACGGCGGTGCTCACGGTGGGCGGGCTGCTCGGGGTGTGCGCCGGGACGTACGGGCTGCTGGCCGCCGAGGGCGCCGGGTTCGGGCTGCCGGTGCTGGCCCTCGGCCTCGCGGCGGCGCTCGGCGGGCTGTGGCTGGGCGGACGGCGCAGCGTACGCACCCGTTACCGCCCGGACCGCTGGGGGGTACGCGCCTGGCTGGTGTCGGCCTCCGGGGTGGCGGTCGCCGCGCTGACGATCTGGGCCGCCGGTTACGACCCGGCCGGGCTCGATCCGCCGGCGGTGCCGCTGACCGCCCCGGCGGTGCCGTTGTGGCCGCTGCTGTCGCTGCTGGCCGGGCTGGTCCCGGCGTTCGCCGCCGCCGGGCCGCGTACCGTCGCGTACCGCACGACCACCCCCCACCTGGAGAAGGGAGCCACCCGGTGA